A section of the Mergibacter septicus genome encodes:
- the nanQ gene encoding N-acetylneuraminate anomerase — protein sequence MFLGDLTRSDYKLGLPPVIAEVCEYLNSLDLTTLENGQHHINEQIYMNVMEFETVAVESKQAEFHRKYIDLQVLIQGTEYIEYGVAYPDLQLCTEYNTQDDYQLIDKITDKNGILLKPKMFAVFYPYEPHKPGCYINNSVCTLKKLVVKIPVELVSRD from the coding sequence ATGTTTTTAGGCGATTTAACCCGTTCAGATTATAAACTAGGGTTACCACCTGTGATTGCAGAGGTTTGTGAATATTTAAATAGTTTAGATCTGACAACACTAGAAAATGGACAACATCATATAAATGAGCAAATTTATATGAATGTAATGGAATTTGAAACGGTAGCGGTTGAAAGTAAACAAGCGGAATTCCATCGAAAATATATTGATTTACAGGTACTTATTCAAGGCACTGAATATATTGAGTATGGTGTGGCTTATCCTGATCTCCAGCTTTGTACAGAATATAATACACAAGATGATTATCAATTAATTGATAAAATAACAGATAAGAACGGTATTTTGCTAAAACCGAAGATGTTTGCTGTCTTTTATCCATACGAACCGCATAAACCCGGTTGCTATATTAATAATTCAGTTTGCACTTTAAAAAAGTTAGTGGTAAAAATTCCAGTCGAATTAGTTTCTCGTGATTAA
- the tyrS gene encoding tyrosine--tRNA ligase, whose product MNDLNTILAELKRGVDEILSENDLIEKLKENRPLKIKLGADPTAPDIHLGHTVVLNKLRQFQQLGHEVYFLIGDFTGMVGDPTGKSTTRPPLTREDVLRNAETYKEQIFKILDPEKTKVVFNSTWLSELGTEGMIRLSSQYTVARMLERDDFKKRFTNQQPIAIHEFIYPLLQGHDSVALEADVELGGTDQKFNLLVGRELQKSAGQKPQVAITLPLLEGLDGEKKMSKSLGNYIGVAESPTEMFGKVMSISDDLMWRWYDLLSFRPLAEIAQLKQEVADGRNPRDVKVLLAKEIITRFHDQAAADQAEQEFINRFQKGAMPDEMPEFNFEGEMPLANLLKEAGLVSSTSEALRMIKQGGVKIDGEKVEDSKLLITASTAIYQVGKRKFARVTIK is encoded by the coding sequence ATGAATGACTTAAATACTATATTAGCTGAATTAAAACGTGGAGTAGATGAAATTCTCTCTGAAAATGATCTCATTGAAAAATTAAAAGAAAATCGCCCTTTAAAAATCAAATTAGGGGCAGATCCTACTGCACCAGATATTCATTTAGGGCATACAGTTGTACTAAATAAATTACGTCAATTCCAACAGCTTGGGCATGAAGTTTACTTCTTAATTGGAGATTTTACAGGAATGGTTGGTGACCCTACCGGTAAAAGCACCACCCGACCACCACTCACACGAGAAGATGTTCTACGCAACGCTGAAACTTATAAAGAACAAATTTTTAAAATCCTTGATCCAGAAAAAACCAAAGTGGTCTTCAACTCTACTTGGTTAAGTGAATTAGGGACTGAAGGAATGATTCGTTTAAGTTCTCAATATACCGTAGCTCGTATGTTAGAACGTGATGATTTTAAAAAACGCTTCACTAACCAACAACCTATTGCAATCCACGAATTTATCTATCCACTGCTACAAGGTCACGATTCAGTTGCATTAGAAGCCGATGTTGAATTAGGTGGTACAGACCAAAAATTCAATTTATTAGTTGGGCGTGAATTGCAAAAATCAGCAGGACAAAAACCACAAGTTGCGATTACTCTGCCTCTGCTTGAAGGTTTAGATGGTGAGAAAAAAATGTCTAAATCATTAGGTAACTACATTGGTGTTGCTGAATCACCAACTGAGATGTTTGGTAAGGTAATGTCGATTTCAGATGATTTAATGTGGCGCTGGTATGATCTACTTTCATTCCGCCCATTAGCTGAAATTGCCCAGTTAAAACAAGAAGTAGCTGATGGTCGCAATCCTCGTGATGTTAAAGTATTATTAGCAAAAGAAATTATTACACGTTTCCACGATCAAGCTGCTGCGGATCAGGCTGAACAAGAATTTATTAATCGCTTCCAAAAAGGTGCAATGCCCGATGAGATGCCTGAATTTAACTTTGAGGGTGAAATGCCACTCGCAAATCTATTAAAAGAAGCAGGCTTAGTGAGTTCTACCTCTGAAGCTCTACGAATGATTAAACAAGGTGGTGTAAAAATAGATGGTGAAAAAGTAGAAGATAGCAAACTACTTATTACTGCATCAACAGCGATCTACCAAGTTGGAAAACGTAAATTTGCTCGAGTAACAATAAAATAA
- a CDS encoding N-acetylmannosamine kinase, translated as MLDQNNAFNRCLSLDIGGTKIASALVVNGEITQRHQMSTPQIDVSRAMEQTLAKILSQYQGEFDYIAVASTGIINQGILTALNPKNLGGLAYFPLHTSLARYTDKPIGLLNDVQAAAYAEYSKQNEQLQNMVFITVSTGVGGGIILDRQLVTQPRGIAGHIGHTLADPNGPICGCGRQGCVEAVASGRAIEFEAMQWAEPCKPEQVFVRFRKNDPQATALVQRSAKAIANLIADQVISLDIQKVILGGSIGLAEGYLPLVESYLKKLPTFYHCELEPAYYGADAGLIGAALWVKSRLQQGLKL; from the coding sequence ATGTTAGACCAAAATAATGCCTTTAATCGTTGTTTATCCTTAGATATCGGTGGGACTAAAATAGCTTCGGCTTTGGTGGTTAATGGAGAAATTACTCAGCGTCATCAGATGAGTACCCCTCAAATAGATGTTAGTCGAGCAATGGAACAGACCTTAGCCAAGATATTATCACAATATCAAGGAGAGTTTGATTATATTGCCGTTGCTTCAACGGGGATTATTAATCAAGGTATTTTAACCGCTCTTAACCCTAAAAATCTTGGTGGTTTAGCATATTTTCCTTTACATACCAGTCTTGCACGTTATACAGATAAACCAATAGGTTTATTAAATGATGTACAAGCAGCGGCTTATGCAGAATACAGTAAACAGAATGAACAGTTACAAAATATGGTATTTATTACCGTTTCAACTGGTGTTGGTGGCGGTATTATTTTAGATCGTCAACTTGTAACGCAACCACGAGGGATAGCAGGGCATATTGGGCATACATTAGCAGATCCAAATGGACCTATCTGTGGGTGTGGGCGTCAAGGTTGTGTTGAAGCTGTCGCTTCAGGCAGAGCAATTGAATTTGAGGCAATGCAGTGGGCGGAGCCTTGCAAACCAGAACAAGTTTTTGTACGTTTTAGAAAAAATGATCCACAAGCAACAGCATTAGTACAACGTTCGGCAAAAGCAATTGCAAATTTAATTGCAGATCAAGTGATTAGTTTAGATATTCAAAAAGTGATTCTCGGTGGTAGTATTGGATTGGCTGAAGGATATTTACCTTTGGTAGAGAGTTACTTAAAAAAATTACCAACATTTTATCATTGCGAATTAGAGCCTGCTTATTATGGTGCTGATGCGGGATTAATTGGTGCTGCGTTGTGGGTGAAATCACGCTTACAACAAGGATTAAAACTTTAA
- a CDS encoding MurR/RpiR family transcriptional regulator, producing MSGSGKILDTIGALHSSLTKTEKRIASAILASPNLLSQASLSEVAAQLDVGEATFIRFCRTLGFKGYTDFKLELAIELATQEKQECSLLDTEIDKSDTSKDIAVKLQRSLGKVITETINLLDFNELEKAVVALRNAKRIFLLGVGSSGLTAEEAKHKFMRIGLQVDAVTNNHFMYMQAALMKKDDVVIGISHSGYSEETVQALKIAKRNNATAIALTHNLRSPITQIADIVLINGNRQGQMQGDSIGTKMAQLFVLDLVYALLVQAEEDKAIKIKQKTINVIMEQRIK from the coding sequence ATGAGTGGAAGCGGTAAAATTTTAGATACCATAGGTGCATTGCATAGTAGCTTAACTAAAACTGAAAAACGGATAGCTTCAGCAATTTTGGCATCGCCAAATTTACTTAGTCAAGCCTCATTATCTGAAGTGGCAGCACAACTTGATGTTGGTGAAGCAACTTTTATTCGCTTTTGCCGTACTCTAGGTTTTAAAGGATATACGGATTTTAAATTAGAATTGGCGATTGAATTAGCGACACAAGAAAAACAAGAATGTTCGCTATTAGATACCGAAATTGATAAGAGTGATACCTCAAAAGATATTGCGGTGAAATTACAGCGATCATTAGGTAAAGTCATCACTGAAACAATTAACCTATTAGATTTCAATGAATTAGAAAAAGCGGTTGTAGCATTACGCAACGCAAAACGGATTTTCTTGCTTGGAGTGGGATCTTCAGGATTAACGGCAGAAGAAGCTAAACATAAATTTATGCGGATAGGTTTACAAGTTGATGCTGTTACTAATAATCATTTTATGTATATGCAAGCAGCATTAATGAAAAAAGATGATGTCGTGATTGGTATAAGTCATTCAGGCTATTCTGAAGAAACGGTGCAAGCTTTAAAAATAGCGAAACGTAATAATGCTACTGCGATTGCCCTTACCCATAATTTACGTTCCCCGATCACCCAAATTGCTGATATTGTTTTAATTAACGGTAATCGCCAAGGGCAAATGCAAGGGGATTCAATTGGAACAAAAATGGCACAGCTATTTGTTTTAGATCTGGTTTATGCCTTGTTAGTGCAGGCTGAAGAAGATAAAGCTATCAAAATAAAACAAAAAACAATCAATGTGATTATGGAACAACGTATTAAATAA
- the trmA gene encoding tRNA (uridine(54)-C5)-methyltransferase TrmA yields MSNINLLPVADYPLLLNKKVEKLKQLLHPFNADLQLDIFESEPQHFRMRAEFRIWHDGDQLYHIMFDPDTKQRYRVDQFPIASQLINRAMQLLPNLLQQEQILSQKLFQIDYLSTLSDKLIISLLYHKKLTSEWQDKAEQLKAKLMALGFDLHLIGRASKQKICLEQDYIDEILPVGDKRYIYRQVENSFTQPNARVNCKMLQWALDCTRHSSGDLLELYCGNGNFSIALAQNFRQVLATEIAKPSVMAAQYNIAANQIENLQIIRMSAEEFTQAINGERQFNRLKGIDLTQYQCNTIFVDPPRAGLDQKTLAMVQGYQHILYISCNPHTLAENLVSLTQTHRIERAALFDQFPYTDHIESGVWLVRR; encoded by the coding sequence ATGAGTAATATTAACTTGTTACCTGTTGCGGATTATCCGCTTTTGTTAAATAAAAAAGTAGAAAAATTAAAACAATTATTACATCCATTTAATGCTGATTTGCAATTAGATATTTTTGAATCTGAACCCCAGCATTTTAGAATGAGAGCTGAATTTAGAATCTGGCACGATGGTGATCAACTCTATCACATTATGTTTGATCCTGATACTAAACAACGCTACCGTGTCGATCAATTTCCGATTGCAAGCCAATTAATTAATCGAGCTATGCAGCTGTTGCCTAATTTATTACAACAAGAACAGATACTTAGTCAGAAGCTTTTTCAAATTGATTATCTAAGTACATTAAGTGATAAGTTAATTATTAGTTTGTTATATCATAAAAAATTAACGTCAGAATGGCAGGATAAAGCAGAACAATTAAAAGCGAAGTTAATGGCATTAGGCTTTGATTTACACCTTATAGGGCGTGCTTCTAAACAAAAAATTTGTCTTGAACAAGATTATATTGATGAAATATTACCAGTTGGCGATAAAAGATATATCTATCGCCAAGTAGAAAATAGTTTTACCCAACCTAATGCAAGGGTGAATTGTAAGATGTTGCAGTGGGCATTGGATTGCACTCGTCATAGCTCGGGCGATTTATTAGAACTGTATTGTGGGAATGGTAATTTTTCAATTGCATTAGCACAGAATTTTCGTCAAGTATTAGCAACGGAAATTGCTAAACCATCTGTTATGGCAGCTCAATATAATATAGCTGCAAATCAAATTGAAAATTTACAGATAATCCGAATGTCTGCCGAAGAATTTACACAAGCGATTAATGGAGAACGTCAGTTTAATCGTTTAAAAGGTATCGATCTTACTCAATATCAGTGTAATACGATTTTTGTCGATCCACCACGAGCAGGATTAGATCAAAAAACCTTAGCAATGGTACAAGGTTACCAACATATTTTATATATTTCTTGTAACCCACATACATTAGCCGAGAATTTAGTGAGTCTAACTCAAACCCATCGTATTGAACGGGCGGCACTTTTTGATCAGTTTCCTTATACTGATCATATTGAAAGCGGTGTTTGGCTAGTAAGACGGTAA
- a CDS encoding class I SAM-dependent methyltransferase, whose amino-acid sequence MQIQLVNQGRDPQQFEELTQRWQLLHDPKARLALVFSVDCLALYQLDQPKQGAVYVDFVTGVMAHRRKFGGGRGEAVAKAVGIKQGYLPTVLDATAGLGRDAFVLASIGCQVDLIERNSVVSALLADGLQRAYQDPEIGGFMQERMRLLPFSTIMALQAEQGKKLYDVVYLDPMYPHKQKSALVKKEMRVFQHLVGADLDADLLLEPALNLARKRVVVKRPDYAPFLAEKKPSFSHTTKNHRFDIYLT is encoded by the coding sequence ATGCAAATTCAATTAGTTAATCAAGGTAGAGATCCTCAGCAATTTGAGGAACTCACCCAGCGTTGGCAGTTATTGCACGATCCTAAAGCGAGATTGGCTTTAGTATTCAGTGTAGATTGTCTGGCTTTGTATCAATTAGATCAACCTAAACAGGGAGCCGTTTATGTTGATTTTGTTACTGGGGTAATGGCACATCGGCGAAAATTTGGTGGTGGTCGAGGTGAAGCTGTTGCCAAAGCAGTTGGGATTAAACAGGGGTATTTACCTACTGTACTTGATGCCACTGCTGGATTAGGGCGAGATGCTTTTGTTCTTGCCTCAATAGGATGTCAGGTCGATTTGATTGAACGTAACTCTGTGGTATCAGCTTTATTAGCAGATGGATTACAGCGAGCTTATCAAGATCCAGAAATAGGTGGTTTTATGCAAGAGCGAATGCGGTTATTACCTTTTTCGACCATTATGGCATTACAGGCTGAACAAGGCAAAAAATTATATGATGTTGTTTATCTCGATCCAATGTATCCGCATAAACAGAAAAGTGCTTTGGTTAAGAAAGAAATGCGGGTTTTTCAGCATTTAGTTGGTGCGGATTTAGATGCAGATCTGTTATTAGAGCCTGCGTTAAATTTGGCGAGAAAAAGGGTGGTTGTAAAACGTCCTGACTATGCTCCTTTCTTGGCAGAGAAAAAACCGAGTTTTAGCCATACTACTAAAAATCATCGTTTTGATATTTATCTCACCTAA
- a CDS encoding N-acetylmannosamine-6-phosphate 2-epimerase — MTKQQVLEQIKNGLIASCQPVDDGPMDQPEIVAAMAQAAVNGGAAGLRIEGIDNLIATRKVVDVPIIGIIKRDLEDSPIRITPFLADVEALAKAGADIIAFDGTDRIRPTTRKEIVEYIHHLGCLAMADCSNLAEGLYCQQLGVDIIGSTMSGYTGGVVPVEPDYQLVQELVQAGCRVMAEGRYNSPELAQKAIELGAYSVTVGSALTRLEHIVSWFVQAVKSAKNEK, encoded by the coding sequence ATGACAAAGCAACAGGTGTTAGAACAAATTAAAAATGGTTTAATTGCTTCTTGCCAACCAGTTGATGATGGTCCGATGGATCAGCCTGAAATTGTTGCAGCAATGGCTCAAGCAGCGGTTAATGGTGGTGCAGCTGGTTTAAGAATAGAAGGAATTGATAATTTAATTGCAACCCGTAAGGTTGTTGATGTGCCTATCATCGGTATTATTAAACGTGATCTAGAAGATAGTCCTATTCGGATTACTCCATTTTTAGCTGATGTGGAAGCGTTAGCCAAAGCGGGGGCTGATATTATTGCTTTTGATGGAACTGACCGTATTCGTCCTACCACAAGAAAAGAGATTGTGGAATATATTCACCATTTAGGCTGCCTTGCAATGGCAGACTGCTCTAATTTAGCTGAAGGGCTTTATTGTCAGCAATTAGGTGTAGACATTATTGGTTCCACAATGTCTGGTTATACCGGTGGCGTTGTCCCTGTTGAACCTGATTATCAGCTAGTTCAAGAATTGGTTCAGGCAGGTTGCCGAGTAATGGCTGAAGGTCGTTATAATAGTCCTGAATTGGCTCAAAAGGCGATTGAATTAGGGGCTTATTCTGTCACAGTGGGTTCAGCATTGACTCGTTTGGAGCATATTGTGAGTTGGTTTGTGCAAGCTGTGAAGAGTGCAAAAAATGAAAAGTAG
- the nanA gene encoding N-acetylneuraminate lyase yields the protein MKKLTGIFSALLVSFNPDGSINEKGLRQIVRHNIDKMKIDGLYVGGSTGENFMLSTAEKKEIFRIVKDEAQDQVGLIAQVGSVSLHEAVELGKYATELGYDSLSAVTPFYYKFSFAEIKHYYDTIIAETGNNMIVYSIPFLTGVNIGVEQFGELYKNPKILGVKFTAGDFYLLERLKKNYPNHLIWAGFDEMMLPAAALGVDGAIGSTFNVNGIRARQIFELTQAGKLEEALKIQHTTNDLIEGILANGLYLTLKELLKLEGVEAGCCREPMTKSATEQQLAIAKELKQKFL from the coding sequence ATGAAAAAGTTAACAGGAATTTTTAGTGCATTATTAGTGTCTTTTAATCCTGATGGCAGTATTAATGAAAAAGGTTTACGCCAGATTGTTCGACATAATATCGATAAAATGAAGATCGATGGATTATATGTTGGAGGTAGTACGGGCGAAAACTTTATGCTATCAACAGCCGAGAAAAAAGAGATTTTTCGTATTGTTAAAGATGAAGCACAAGATCAAGTTGGATTAATTGCACAAGTTGGTAGTGTAAGTTTACACGAAGCGGTGGAGCTTGGTAAATATGCAACAGAATTAGGCTACGATAGCTTATCAGCGGTAACTCCTTTTTATTATAAATTTAGTTTTGCGGAAATTAAACATTACTACGATACCATTATTGCGGAAACGGGCAATAATATGATTGTTTATTCAATACCGTTTTTAACAGGTGTCAATATTGGTGTAGAACAATTCGGAGAGTTGTATAAAAATCCAAAAATCTTAGGCGTAAAATTTACCGCAGGGGATTTTTATTTACTGGAAAGATTGAAGAAAAACTATCCAAATCACCTGATTTGGGCGGGTTTTGATGAAATGATGTTGCCAGCGGCTGCTTTAGGTGTTGATGGGGCAATTGGTAGTACCTTCAACGTTAATGGTATTAGAGCAAGACAAATCTTTGAATTAACTCAAGCTGGAAAATTAGAAGAAGCGTTAAAGATTCAGCATACCACCAATGACTTAATTGAAGGGATATTAGCAAATGGCTTATATCTCACTTTAAAAGAGTTATTAAAACTTGAAGGAGTAGAAGCTGGTTGTTGCCGTGAACCAATGACAAAATCAGCAACAGAACAACAGTTAGCAATTGCAAAAGAGTTAAAACAGAAGTTCCTATAA
- a CDS encoding glycosyltransferase, with protein MLKNYAKQTNDPIQMLWIGKALSRIEYLCMQSFLSNGHPVHLYAYEKIDNVPQDVTFCDANQILPQHTIFKHMGSYAAFADLFRWKLMVEKGGWYCDTDVICLRPFEFNQEIVLGWQDKNECTPTIMKFPTNHPLAKELLNAAKYPSMPKPYDSLRVKTLRLINRLFTQQQNALGWGETAGPSGLTRAYFYLLKQGKIDFQPISPNYFYPIAWQNWQDLITANKINLEQLPSESCAIHLWNEMWRRGNIDKNKPLDPNCLVEKLFKLYCPNYPA; from the coding sequence ATGTTGAAGAATTATGCCAAACAAACAAATGATCCTATCCAAATGCTTTGGATAGGTAAAGCATTAAGCCGTATTGAATACCTATGTATGCAATCTTTTTTGTCTAATGGACATCCTGTACATTTATATGCTTACGAAAAGATTGACAATGTTCCTCAAGACGTTACTTTCTGTGATGCCAACCAGATCCTACCACAACATACTATTTTTAAGCATATGGGATCTTACGCTGCTTTTGCGGATCTATTCCGTTGGAAATTAATGGTAGAGAAAGGCGGGTGGTATTGCGATACCGATGTTATTTGTCTTCGTCCCTTTGAATTTAATCAAGAAATTGTGCTAGGTTGGCAGGATAAAAATGAATGTACGCCTACTATAATGAAATTTCCAACTAATCACCCTTTGGCAAAAGAGTTATTAAATGCAGCTAAATATCCGAGCATGCCAAAACCCTATGATTCTCTTCGAGTAAAAACACTAAGATTAATTAATAGGCTATTTACTCAACAACAAAATGCGCTTGGTTGGGGAGAAACTGCGGGGCCCTCAGGCTTAACACGTGCATACTTTTACTTACTAAAACAAGGAAAAATTGACTTTCAACCTATCTCTCCAAACTATTTTTATCCTATTGCTTGGCAAAATTGGCAAGATTTAATCACTGCCAATAAAATTAATCTTGAACAACTTCCAAGTGAAAGCTGTGCCATTCACCTTTGGAATGAAATGTGGCGACGTGGCAATATTGATAAAAATAAGCCTTTAGATCCCAATTGTTTAGTGGAAAAGTTATTTAAACTTTATTGCCCAAATTATCCTGCATAA